A window of Pseudophryne corroboree isolate aPseCor3 chromosome 1, aPseCor3.hap2, whole genome shotgun sequence genomic DNA:
CTCAATACTCAGCGCACACAGCTGGGGCAGCTCATACGGAGAATATGGGAAGCCTCTGTCTTACCGCCCAGGATGAAGGAGCCAACACAAGAAGTGAAGCCGGACAGGAAGGAGTTGAATGGGAAGGTGCCCACCAGCAGGCAATACAGAAACTGCATGGCGCCCGTCAGCAATATATACAACAGGTAGGCGTCCAGCAGCTTGAGTCGCTGCGGGGTGGAGCTGACATACTCCTCGAAGAAACGGGACACTACCGACAGAACCGACACTGACATGTCTGCTACAGGGGTAGGAGGAGACGCAGCGGAAACCGGCTCTAACAAGACGTGGCGCTGCTACAACATATGTGTCGTCATCATTCCTAGCCGGAAGTTGTTGCCGCGCGTCACTGGTTGTCAGGCACGCTCAGCGCATAGGAAGGGAATGGCCGTCAGTCGCCGCATATATTATGATTGCTGCACGATCTACCATCTGGGTTACCGGGGTACAGCCTGCGGAGAGCGGCTTCCCTCAGACATGTGACATATCTCATAGATAGTGTGATGTTATCCCACAGTGTACTGCGTTCATCTGGTACTGGGCAGAGTGCTACTATGGGATTGCTGGGGTGGGTCAGATATATAGATTAACACTACCTGAGTACATATTTCTATttctcgtcctagaggatgctggggactccgtaaggaccatgggggatagacgtgctccgcaggagacatgggcactaaaaagaactttagatatgggtgtgcactggctcctccctctatgcccctcctccagacctcagtttgatactgtgcccagaggagactgggtggattacagggagctcccctgagtttctctgaaagaaagaattttgttaggttttttattttcaggaagccctgctggcaacaggctccctgcatcgtgggactgaggagagagaagcagacctacttaaatgctaggctctgcttcttaggctactggacaccattagctccagagggagtcggaacgcaggtctcccctcgcagttcgtcccggagccgcgccgccgtcctcctcacagagccggaagatagaagccgggtgagtatgagaagatagaagacttcagaggcagcagaagacttcagatcttctctgaggtaacgtgcagcggtaacgctgcgcgccattgctcccacacacaacacacacagcaggcactgatgggtgcagggcacagggggggcgccctgggcagcaattttaaacctctaggactggccaaaataaatatatatatatatatatatatatatatatatatatatatatatataggctctgagggctgtatacaggaaatcccccgccagttttttaaagaaatcgagcgggaccgaagcccgccgctgagggggcggagcttgatccctcagcactaaccagcgccattttctccacagcacaccgctgagaagctggctccccggactctcccctgctgaacacggtgatagagagttttaaagaaggggggggggggagggggcacataatttggcacagtaaatatataataataaaagcgctatatctatctGGGAAATTTTTCcaaggtcattggcgctgggtgtgtgctgtcatactttctgtctctccaaagggccttgttggggaactgtctccagattagagatttccctgagtgtgtggggtgtcggtacgcgtgtgtcggcatgtctgaagcggaaggctcttctagggaggaggtggagcaaatgagtgtggtgtcgagtgtggtgtctccgtcggcaacgccgacacctgactggttggatatgtggaatgttttaaatgcaaatgtgaatttattacacaaaaggttggacaaagcagagtacagggaatgtacagggagtcaagccctgcctttcactatgtcgcagggaccttctgggtctcaaaagcgcgcactatcccaagtagtagacactgataccgacacggatt
This region includes:
- the DAD1 gene encoding dolichyl-diphosphooligosaccharide--protein glycosyltransferase subunit DAD1; its protein translation is MSVSVLSVVSRFFEEYVSSTPQRLKLLDAYLLYILLTGAMQFLYCLLVGTFPFNSFLSGFTSCVGSFILGVCLRIQINPQNKGDFLGISPERAFADFLFANTILHLVVVNFVG